From Calothrix sp. PCC 6303, a single genomic window includes:
- a CDS encoding protein phosphatase 2C domain-containing protein, producing MIATQKIIYCPNPNCSHPINAAENQVCSNCQTPLIHRYLWSVHPNIQKLEAGEIINDRYEVIKQQIWLDTKPAKLPEIPTELSSSMITYLRCSQEILHLPQIYGYLSLKDSHDILLLENVPIDETGNLYPAISNAWKQATPVRQIYWLWQILQLWEKLEKFGVNGSLLLAENLRVQGCFVRLLELTNNQDNTSIQKLGESWENLISQAQPSIAEQLTSIVGQMRDPLVKFADIRSQINRLLLAASAELPLRLNVAGATDIGAELEHNEDACFPTGEDCIDDPLLPRVSIVCDGIGGHEGGEVASKLGVQSVKLQIKALLTEVSGQQELVSPELLQQQLAASLRIVNNVICNANNEQKREGTQRMGTTMLVAVQVPQQVQTVAGWDAENAHELYIANIGDSRAYWITREYCRLLTLDDDVIAREVCLGRSLYHQAKQRRDATALTQALGTKQGENLRPTVQRLIIEEDGLLLLCSDGLSDRFLVEQSWKDFALPVLDGEMHVEEAVYAWIKLANQKNGHDNISLVLTHCRVSPESIITSTPVEFSPEILETPGEATLEAEESEFSESIQLPLDLDLDLELDSENSESEAKPVKAKKKRLSALIWLLGLLFLLSAGLGLGLFTWWRYNPTTFGKACDRLPQGLQKICPKN from the coding sequence ATGATTGCCACTCAAAAAATAATTTATTGCCCAAATCCAAATTGCTCTCATCCTATTAATGCTGCCGAAAATCAAGTTTGTTCCAACTGTCAAACTCCGTTAATTCATCGTTATCTTTGGTCTGTACATCCGAATATTCAAAAGCTGGAAGCAGGGGAAATTATCAATGATCGATACGAAGTTATTAAACAGCAAATTTGGTTAGATACTAAACCGGCAAAATTACCAGAAATTCCTACAGAGTTATCCAGTAGTATGATAACTTATTTGCGGTGTTCTCAGGAAATACTCCATTTGCCACAAATCTATGGATACCTAAGTTTAAAAGACTCTCACGATATTCTTCTCTTAGAAAACGTCCCCATTGATGAAACTGGTAATTTGTATCCAGCAATTAGTAATGCTTGGAAACAAGCAACTCCAGTTAGACAAATTTATTGGTTATGGCAAATTCTGCAACTATGGGAGAAGTTAGAAAAATTTGGTGTAAATGGTAGTTTGTTATTAGCGGAAAATTTGCGTGTTCAAGGTTGCTTTGTCCGACTTTTAGAACTTACTAATAATCAAGATAATACTTCCATTCAAAAATTAGGAGAATCTTGGGAAAATCTCATATCCCAAGCACAACCGAGTATTGCTGAACAGTTGACAAGCATTGTCGGGCAAATGCGAGATCCATTAGTTAAATTCGCCGATATACGTAGTCAAATCAATCGGTTATTATTGGCAGCATCCGCAGAGTTACCACTGAGGCTAAATGTAGCAGGGGCAACAGATATCGGTGCTGAACTGGAACATAACGAAGATGCATGTTTCCCCACAGGGGAAGATTGCATTGATGACCCTTTATTACCACGGGTATCAATTGTTTGTGATGGCATTGGTGGACATGAAGGAGGGGAAGTTGCCAGTAAGTTAGGTGTACAGTCAGTTAAGTTACAAATTAAGGCTTTACTTACAGAAGTTAGTGGACAACAGGAACTAGTTTCCCCAGAGTTGTTACAGCAACAACTAGCAGCTAGCTTACGAATCGTGAATAACGTGATTTGCAACGCTAACAACGAACAGAAGCGGGAAGGTACACAGCGGATGGGCACCACGATGTTGGTAGCCGTACAGGTGCCGCAGCAGGTGCAGACGGTTGCAGGATGGGATGCTGAAAATGCCCACGAACTTTACATTGCCAATATTGGGGATAGTCGCGCATATTGGATTACCCGTGAATATTGCCGCCTATTAACCTTAGATGATGATGTGATTGCCCGTGAAGTTTGTTTGGGTAGAAGCTTATATCATCAAGCAAAACAACGTCGTGATGCAACAGCCCTAACCCAAGCTTTAGGTACCAAACAAGGAGAAAACTTACGTCCAACAGTACAACGACTCATAATTGAAGAAGATGGCTTATTACTGCTATGCTCGGATGGTTTAAGCGATCGCTTCCTGGTTGAACAAAGCTGGAAAGATTTTGCATTACCTGTTTTGGATGGGGAAATGCATGTTGAGGAAGCTGTCTACGCTTGGATCAAACTAGCAAATCAAAAGAATGGACATGATAACATCTCCTTAGTTTTGACTCACTGCCGTGTTTCACCAGAATCCATCATTACCTCAACACCTGTGGAGTTTTCCCCGGAAATATTAGAAACACCTGGGGAAGCAACATTAGAAGCTGAGGAATCAGAGTTTTCTGAAAGTATCCAACTACCTTTAGATTTAGACTTGGATTTGGAACTCGACAGCGAAAATTCTGAATCAGAAGCGAAACCAGTTAAAGCCAAGAAAAAACGTCTTTCAGCTTTAATTTGGCTGTTAGGACTATTATTTCTCCTGAGTGCGGGATTAGGATTAGGATTATTTACTTGGTGGCGATATAATCCTACAACGTTTGGTAAAGCTTGCGATCGCCTTCCCCAAGGATTACAGAAAATTTGCCCTAAGAATTAG
- a CDS encoding ferredoxin-thioredoxin reductase variable chain has protein sequence MGVETLVQEQKLGLKGDMKAGDRIRVKESVIIYHHPGHRGQGFDLKDIEGEVVDIVTQWHGRPVSANFPILVQFPQIGKKFRAHLRENELEII, from the coding sequence ATGGGTGTGGAAACACTTGTGCAAGAACAAAAGCTAGGTTTAAAAGGTGATATGAAAGCAGGCGATCGCATCCGCGTCAAAGAATCGGTTATTATTTACCATCATCCTGGACATCGTGGTCAAGGTTTTGATCTCAAAGATATCGAAGGGGAAGTGGTAGATATTGTCACCCAGTGGCATGGTAGACCTGTGAGTGCTAATTTTCCCATTTTGGTACAATTCCCCCAAATTGGTAAAAAATTTCGTGCCCATTTGCGTGAAAATGAACTAGAAATAATTTAA
- a CDS encoding glycosyltransferase family 2 protein: MPKVSVVIPAYNAMAYLPQTIDSVLNQTFTDFEILVIDNSSSDNIIEWVSQIKDSRITLITHENRGATNSRNIGILRAKGEYIAFLDADDLWEKTKLEKQVSCLEQNPSVGLVYTWTDLIDSTGKLLKLSIKHQEEGYIWEKVVIQDVVGNGSCAMVRASCFQEVGLFDSNVGIADDFDMWIRIAAVYEFAVVKECLVLYRQHQNNSSKNRQKIIETHAQIIEKSFRDVSLNLLYLRNRAYANLFRYQSWLALEDGNYKEAKLLLKQATLHGHNWCFDRNYIRLFVIIFGWRYFGEKFYLFNKNVSRNIRFIFSRLMLRRTV, from the coding sequence ATGCCCAAGGTTTCTGTTGTGATACCCGCATATAATGCGATGGCTTACTTACCCCAAACCATTGATAGTGTCCTCAATCAAACTTTTACTGACTTTGAAATATTAGTCATTGATAATAGTAGTTCTGACAATATTATCGAATGGGTATCCCAAATTAAAGATTCGCGTATTACCTTAATTACCCATGAGAACCGAGGGGCAACAAATTCTCGAAATATAGGCATTCTTAGGGCAAAGGGTGAGTATATTGCGTTCTTGGATGCTGATGATTTATGGGAGAAAACAAAGTTAGAAAAACAAGTTTCATGTTTGGAACAGAATCCTTCAGTAGGTTTAGTTTATACATGGACAGATTTAATTGACTCTACGGGGAAATTACTGAAGCTATCGATAAAGCATCAAGAGGAAGGCTATATTTGGGAAAAAGTAGTCATTCAAGATGTAGTGGGAAATGGTAGTTGTGCAATGGTACGGGCTAGTTGTTTTCAAGAGGTGGGATTATTTGATAGCAATGTGGGGATAGCTGATGATTTTGATATGTGGATTCGGATTGCAGCGGTTTATGAATTTGCTGTAGTTAAGGAATGCCTGGTTTTGTATCGACAACATCAAAATAATTCTTCCAAAAATCGTCAGAAAATTATAGAAACTCATGCTCAAATAATTGAAAAAAGTTTCAGGGATGTCTCTTTAAATTTATTATATTTAAGAAATAGAGCCTATGCTAATTTATTTAGATATCAATCTTGGTTAGCATTAGAGGATGGAAATTATAAAGAGGCGAAGCTATTATTAAAGCAAGCAACTTTACATGGTCATAATTGGTGCTTTGATCGGAATTATATCCGACTGTTTGTAATAATTTTTGGATGGCGATATTTTGGAGAAAAATTTTATCTCTTTAATAAAAATGTATCTAGAAATATACGCTTTATCTTTTCGAGATTGATGTTGAGAAGGACAGTTTAA
- a CDS encoding NfeD family protein translates to MSSTSVIWLIIGASLCLAELVFPTAFIALMMGISALIVALITAVLPKLWLQAVVWLLISTALVWISRRFVPSSRRHSKFKDATVGETLTEIPAGKAGRVIYEGNSWRAKCDDEKLAIASHQEVYIVRREGTTLIVMPENLLR, encoded by the coding sequence ATGTCAAGTACATCAGTCATTTGGTTAATCATCGGAGCAAGTTTATGTTTAGCCGAACTTGTCTTTCCGACTGCATTTATTGCATTAATGATGGGGATCAGTGCTTTGATTGTCGCTTTAATAACAGCAGTCTTACCAAAACTTTGGTTACAAGCTGTTGTTTGGCTTTTGATTTCAACTGCGCTAGTGTGGATTTCGAGAAGATTTGTCCCATCATCTCGTCGTCACTCAAAATTTAAAGATGCAACTGTAGGGGAAACCTTGACAGAAATTCCCGCAGGTAAAGCGGGGAGAGTGATTTACGAAGGTAATTCTTGGCGAGCAAAATGCGACGATGAGAAATTAGCGATCGCATCTCATCAGGAAGTATACATAGTTCGTCGAGAAGGCACAACTTTAATTGTGATGCCAGAAAATTTATTACGTTAA
- a CDS encoding SPFH domain-containing protein → MEGFSFLIALILGGSALATSVKVINQGDEALVERLGSYNKKLEPGLSVIIPFLDRIVYKQTIREKVLDIPPQQCITRDNVSISADAVVYWRIVDMEKAYYKVENLQSAMTNMVLTQIRAEMGQLELDETFTARSKINETLLRELDESTDPWGVKVTRVELRDIVPSQAVRESMELQMSAERRKRAAILTSEGERESAVNSARGKAEAQILDAEARQKSVILAAEAEQKAIVLKAQAERQQQVLKSQAIAESADIIAQRMNASPDTKSALQVLLALGYIDMGSAIGKSDSSKVMFMDPRTIPATIEGMRSIIDGKA, encoded by the coding sequence ATGGAAGGCTTTTCTTTTCTGATTGCCCTAATTCTCGGTGGTTCAGCTTTAGCCACCTCTGTAAAAGTCATCAACCAAGGAGACGAAGCCCTTGTAGAGCGTCTTGGTAGTTATAATAAAAAACTGGAACCCGGATTAAGTGTTATTATTCCTTTTCTCGATCGCATTGTCTATAAACAAACCATCCGCGAAAAAGTATTAGATATTCCCCCACAACAATGTATCACCCGCGACAACGTTTCTATTAGTGCTGATGCTGTGGTTTATTGGCGGATTGTAGATATGGAAAAAGCTTACTATAAAGTGGAAAACCTTCAATCTGCCATGACAAACATGGTATTGACCCAAATTAGGGCAGAAATGGGACAATTAGAGCTAGATGAAACCTTTACTGCTCGTTCCAAAATCAACGAGACGCTACTGCGAGAACTAGATGAATCTACTGACCCTTGGGGTGTTAAAGTTACGAGAGTAGAATTGCGTGATATTGTTCCCTCCCAAGCAGTACGTGAATCAATGGAACTGCAAATGTCCGCAGAACGCCGTAAACGAGCAGCCATCTTAACATCCGAAGGGGAAAGGGAATCAGCCGTCAACAGCGCTCGTGGTAAAGCAGAAGCCCAAATCCTGGATGCTGAAGCTAGACAAAAATCAGTCATCTTAGCAGCCGAAGCCGAACAAAAAGCCATCGTTCTCAAAGCACAAGCCGAACGACAACAACAGGTTCTCAAGTCACAAGCGATCGCTGAATCTGCTGACATCATTGCCCAAAGGATGAATGCTAGTCCAGATACAAAATCAGCTTTGCAAGTTCTCCTAGCTTTAGGCTACATAGATATGGGTTCAGCTATTGGTAAAAGCGACAGCAGCAAAGTTATGTTTATGGATCCCCGGACAATTCCCGCGACAATCGAGGGAATGCGCTCAATTATTGACGGAAAAGCTTAA
- a CDS encoding cytochrome b N-terminal domain-containing protein, whose translation MLVTLTPKFDFIMRRISTILSVVIVSFSLLAAFTGVLLSFYYQPTAGGAYNSLRIITEQVQYGWLFRKVHDLAGNFVIGVGLIQLVVMFLGRQFRKSWLATWISGIFLILTAIGLGWTAMILDWGQIGYWRFNVELGSISSIPLIGGQLREILTGGNGVNTITVGHLYTIHSYVLTIAIMILAVAHLASTLWQEKQLKSEVSEQTSGISADIV comes from the coding sequence ATGCTAGTGACCTTAACACCAAAGTTTGACTTTATCATGCGACGCATATCGACAATTTTATCGGTCGTTATTGTTTCGTTCTCCCTGTTAGCTGCCTTCACAGGGGTTTTGCTATCTTTTTACTATCAACCCACCGCAGGAGGTGCATACAACTCCTTGCGAATCATCACAGAGCAGGTGCAATATGGTTGGTTGTTCCGCAAAGTCCATGATTTGGCTGGTAACTTCGTCATCGGAGTTGGACTAATTCAACTTGTGGTCATGTTTTTAGGTAGACAATTTCGCAAAAGTTGGTTGGCAACTTGGATTAGTGGTATTTTCTTGATCCTGACTGCTATTGGTTTGGGTTGGACAGCAATGATTCTAGATTGGGGTCAAATCGGATACTGGCGTTTTAATGTTGAGTTAGGAAGCATCAGCAGTATTCCCCTCATCGGTGGGCAATTACGAGAAATTTTGACTGGTGGTAATGGTGTTAACACAATTACTGTAGGACACCTCTACACTATTCACAGTTATGTTTTAACTATCGCCATCATGATCTTAGCTGTGGCACATTTAGCCAGCACGCTATGGCAAGAAAAACAATTAAAGTCAGAAGTTTCTGAGCAAACAAGCGGTATTTCTGCCGATATCGTCTAG
- a CDS encoding sigma-70 family RNA polymerase sigma factor, whose amino-acid sequence MRTRQGITDIFSTFLVLESDRATGWATDARLRRSLLHRQSELTQPENSPNYWVAYWYKIWQDQSSGLAQGHLSAYLQEVCYWAAQKTTQSVTATQYTLSDFFQLAIARVEKVLKGYKPDAGFKLNSYASAVFSSELKEMLRQQGEIDICTNWRLLRKITQKRFIEALQNAGQGADAIERYVFAWKCFLEQYVPQQATGTRKLPKPEAATWEAIAQQFNSGRHSRLSQPGKESNAETIEKWMIESAKAARNYMYPSVDSINQQRGSDPESGEIQETLPSKEETALSHMIAQEEERDRALQQSQINEVLITAMTDLDQELKTILELYYREGQTQQQIAKQLDIQQFTISRRLKKAREKILVKLATWCKETLHISLNSTVLDYINTVMEEWLKTYFNPPQNQ is encoded by the coding sequence ATGCGTACTCGGCAAGGCATAACTGATATATTTTCGACATTTCTAGTACTTGAGTCAGATCGAGCAACTGGTTGGGCTACCGATGCCAGATTACGGCGCAGCTTACTCCATAGGCAATCTGAATTAACTCAACCGGAAAACTCTCCCAATTACTGGGTCGCTTATTGGTATAAAATATGGCAAGATCAATCTAGTGGTTTAGCTCAAGGACATCTATCGGCTTACTTACAGGAGGTATGTTACTGGGCAGCCCAAAAGACAACTCAAAGTGTGACGGCAACGCAGTATACATTATCTGATTTTTTCCAGTTAGCGATCGCGCGGGTCGAAAAAGTCCTTAAAGGCTATAAACCCGATGCTGGATTTAAGCTCAATAGCTACGCTAGTGCTGTTTTTAGTAGCGAGCTTAAAGAAATGTTACGCCAGCAAGGCGAAATTGATATTTGTACCAACTGGAGATTACTGCGAAAAATCACCCAGAAGCGATTCATCGAAGCTTTGCAAAACGCTGGGCAAGGTGCAGATGCCATTGAACGCTACGTTTTTGCCTGGAAATGCTTTTTAGAGCAGTATGTTCCCCAACAAGCTACAGGAACCCGCAAACTACCCAAACCTGAAGCTGCAACTTGGGAAGCTATCGCCCAACAATTTAATAGTGGCAGACATTCACGCCTATCACAACCAGGGAAAGAAAGCAACGCCGAAACCATAGAAAAGTGGATGATAGAATCTGCCAAAGCAGCCAGAAATTACATGTATCCCAGTGTTGATTCTATCAATCAACAAAGGGGAAGCGACCCGGAGTCAGGGGAAATACAAGAGACATTACCAAGCAAAGAAGAAACAGCCCTCTCCCATATGATCGCTCAAGAAGAAGAACGCGATCGCGCTTTACAACAAAGCCAAATAAATGAAGTTTTGATCACAGCAATGACAGATCTGGATCAAGAATTAAAGACAATTTTGGAGCTATATTATCGTGAAGGGCAGACACAGCAACAGATAGCCAAGCAACTGGACATCCAGCAATTTACAATTTCCCGTCGTCTGAAAAAAGCCCGCGAAAAAATATTAGTCAAACTAGCGACTTGGTGCAAAGAAACGTTGCATATTTCTCTAAACTCGACTGTACTTGACTATATCAACACCGTAATGGAGGAATGGCTCAAAACCTACTTTAACCCTCCGCAAAATCAGTAG
- a CDS encoding DUF1822 family protein, producing MTFNPDTLMLEETTQLWFELSETALTTAWQNSQNCSTPGSRWNAYLNRVCLDTFLPWLQEEYAPQAQTVANLADLPSIWEVVNGTAISFGGLRMVLIPTEAIDLSEMRIPQEWVDIPDWVADYYVAVQVNIDENSLRVWGYTTHSFLKNSAHYDASDRVYCLDQENLISDIDILWVARQICPDEITRLEVPALAAPAQTQADNLLQRLGNREVLTPRLEVPFSIWGALLANQSWTNKLYQQRQGMPQQWSITNWLQTGVSQLAQQTGWGKIAFEPAMASARGKGDKQTIIGKQLMIDGQRYELRISPCGEPTANTWRFELQNIVPSNGVPAGITLRLLTEDLQPFPNNEVQSKTLVKLLAVEVAFSEPGEAIVWEIEPTPDNYQRETLRF from the coding sequence ATGACTTTTAACCCAGACACCCTTATGCTCGAAGAAACAACACAATTGTGGTTTGAGCTTTCCGAAACTGCCCTCACCACAGCTTGGCAAAACAGCCAAAACTGTTCCACCCCCGGTAGCCGTTGGAATGCCTATCTCAATCGTGTTTGCCTAGATACTTTTTTACCTTGGTTGCAAGAAGAATACGCACCCCAAGCCCAAACTGTGGCAAATCTAGCTGATTTACCGAGCATTTGGGAAGTTGTCAATGGGACTGCAATCTCCTTTGGGGGACTGCGGATGGTATTGATTCCCACTGAAGCAATTGATTTGAGCGAAATGCGAATTCCCCAAGAATGGGTAGATATCCCAGATTGGGTAGCAGACTATTATGTGGCTGTACAAGTAAATATTGATGAAAATTCCCTTAGAGTTTGGGGATATACAACCCATAGTTTCTTGAAAAATAGCGCTCATTACGACGCAAGCGATCGCGTTTACTGTTTAGATCAAGAAAACCTGATTTCTGACATCGATATCCTCTGGGTTGCCCGTCAAATTTGCCCCGATGAAATCACCCGTCTAGAAGTTCCCGCACTTGCAGCCCCAGCCCAAACACAAGCAGATAATTTATTACAACGGTTAGGTAATCGTGAAGTTCTCACACCTCGCTTAGAAGTTCCATTTTCCATCTGGGGAGCCTTGCTTGCTAATCAAAGCTGGACTAATAAATTATACCAACAGCGTCAGGGAATGCCACAGCAATGGTCGATTACTAATTGGCTGCAAACAGGTGTATCTCAACTTGCCCAACAAACAGGTTGGGGAAAAATTGCATTTGAACCCGCAATGGCATCTGCTAGAGGTAAAGGTGATAAGCAAACAATCATTGGTAAGCAATTAATGATTGATGGGCAACGCTACGAACTGCGAATCTCCCCCTGCGGTGAACCAACAGCAAATACCTGGCGATTTGAACTACAAAACATTGTCCCTAGCAATGGTGTTCCCGCAGGAATCACACTGCGGCTTCTTACCGAAGATTTGCAACCATTTCCCAACAACGAAGTTCAATCCAAAACACTAGTCAAACTATTAGCTGTGGAAGTTGCATTTAGCGAACCCGGTGAAGCTATAGTTTGGGAAATCGAACCTACACCCGATAATTATCAGCGTGAAACGTTAAGGTTTTAA
- a CDS encoding caspase family protein has protein sequence MSPLGVGISHSALTLQSGESKLWILLVGVNEYQDRGLPSLRYPALDCQGLGDALAKATQGFPNKEVIVHNDFAPQAPMLETVRGSVERLVTQARSQDTILLYFSGHGMLESRTQEAFLCLKDTNKNDLRGTGLGLQDLLQLLGSSRACQQLICLDTCHSGDMMLRGHHHSPAPRDGNITTAALNTTTQFMQVLRERASQSKGFCALLSCDQGQQSWEFPELGHGVFTYYLMRGLLGEAADERGLIEADGLYKYVYRHTLQYINNLNQQVRLINQQKRNRGDSQLYPEYPQQTPKRIVEGVGELILGYRSAIAKIEPQRQALVIDGLTTSTASPKITEILHGAGGFEVESFPDDGKNWSDVRAVIQRCLRWQGKPNTSSSYPAKDTPTTLLYLRGKIEEIEDGEAWLVLGDGVRLSRSWLRQELRRCSNAQQIMILDCPGATSLEDWLEDLRLGSQQGQCLIAAASPDEDPDFFAKVIFNTLSTANSHLELPIAAWVNQLQKPLQEKGIDVHVWLSGCQSVIDILPGNISHRPSNSVKTPVQEQPIKNTPVVKNKPEKLPDLNATRVNFCAIPQLQELGNIRRNNNFLIPNSEPYKQLQQILMQLAGPIAPTLLQRVLAKSETPTELVGNLASHLLPNQQANFQRQAMVILEPPMPKMKTPPPELLELDVVFIKKCERELIDLIGPIGGYLVERIMRSHPQILPTELVKRLADEIPDPKTAWEFQRRFPA, from the coding sequence ATGTCTCCGCTAGGTGTTGGTATCAGTCACTCGGCTCTGACGCTACAGTCAGGAGAATCTAAACTCTGGATTTTATTGGTAGGTGTCAATGAATACCAGGATCGAGGTTTACCGTCTTTGCGGTATCCGGCGCTAGATTGTCAAGGATTGGGAGATGCTTTAGCAAAAGCAACTCAAGGATTTCCCAACAAAGAGGTAATCGTTCATAATGATTTTGCACCCCAAGCACCGATGTTAGAAACTGTGCGTGGTAGTGTTGAGCGGTTAGTAACTCAAGCGCGATCGCAAGATACAATTTTGCTATATTTTTCGGGTCATGGAATGTTGGAATCGCGGACACAGGAAGCATTCTTATGTTTGAAAGATACTAACAAAAATGATCTACGTGGTACAGGCTTAGGTTTGCAAGATTTACTACAACTATTAGGTAGTAGTCGAGCTTGTCAACAATTGATTTGTTTAGATACTTGTCACAGTGGTGACATGATGTTGCGGGGTCATCATCACAGTCCGGCTCCTAGAGATGGCAATATAACCACAGCAGCACTGAATACCACAACTCAATTCATGCAAGTTCTGCGGGAACGTGCTTCCCAAAGTAAAGGTTTTTGTGCTTTATTATCCTGTGATCAAGGACAGCAATCCTGGGAATTCCCAGAACTGGGACATGGTGTATTTACTTACTACTTGATGCGAGGACTGTTAGGAGAAGCAGCAGACGAACGCGGTTTAATTGAAGCCGATGGACTGTATAAATACGTCTACCGTCATACACTACAGTACATCAACAACTTAAACCAACAGGTAAGATTGATTAATCAACAAAAACGCAATCGCGGTGATAGTCAACTTTACCCAGAATATCCACAGCAAACCCCAAAACGAATTGTAGAAGGCGTGGGAGAATTAATATTAGGATACCGGAGTGCGATCGCTAAAATTGAACCACAGCGGCAAGCATTAGTGATCGATGGATTAACTACCAGCACAGCATCACCAAAGATTACCGAAATTCTCCATGGTGCAGGAGGTTTTGAAGTTGAGTCCTTCCCCGACGATGGTAAAAACTGGTCAGACGTTCGTGCAGTCATCCAAAGATGTCTCCGCTGGCAAGGAAAACCCAATACATCATCCAGCTACCCAGCTAAAGATACACCCACAACACTGTTGTATTTACGGGGAAAAATCGAAGAAATCGAAGATGGAGAAGCATGGTTAGTATTGGGAGATGGAGTGCGTTTAAGTCGCTCTTGGTTGCGTCAAGAATTGCGTCGTTGTAGCAATGCTCAACAAATCATGATCCTAGACTGTCCTGGGGCAACATCTTTGGAGGATTGGCTAGAAGATTTACGGCTAGGTTCTCAACAGGGACAATGTTTAATTGCCGCAGCATCTCCAGATGAAGATCCAGATTTTTTTGCAAAAGTTATATTTAATACACTTTCTACTGCTAATTCCCATCTAGAACTTCCAATTGCTGCATGGGTAAACCAATTACAAAAACCCCTCCAAGAAAAAGGTATTGATGTTCATGTTTGGCTCTCAGGCTGTCAAAGTGTTATCGATATCTTACCTGGTAACATTAGCCACAGACCATCAAATTCAGTTAAAACTCCAGTTCAAGAACAACCAATTAAAAATACACCAGTTGTTAAAAATAAACCAGAAAAACTACCAGATTTAAACGCAACCAGAGTTAATTTTTGTGCAATACCCCAACTCCAAGAATTAGGCAATATCCGCAGAAACAACAACTTTCTGATTCCTAATTCTGAACCATACAAACAATTACAGCAGATCCTCATGCAGTTAGCAGGACCGATTGCCCCCACTTTACTGCAAAGAGTCCTAGCAAAATCCGAAACCCCAACTGAATTAGTTGGTAATTTAGCTAGTCATCTGCTACCAAATCAACAAGCCAATTTTCAGCGACAGGCAATGGTGATTTTAGAACCACCTATGCCAAAAATGAAAACACCACCCCCAGAATTATTAGAGTTGGATGTGGTTTTTATTAAAAAATGTGAGCGTGAATTAATCGATTTAATCGGACCTATTGGTGGTTACTTAGTGGAACGAATCATGCGATCGCATCCTCAAATTTTACCCACAGAATTGGTCAAAAGGCTGGCGGATGAAATTCCCGATCCCAAAACTGCTTGGGAATTTCAACGTCGCTTTCCCGCATAA